A section of the Triticum dicoccoides isolate Atlit2015 ecotype Zavitan chromosome 7A, WEW_v2.0, whole genome shotgun sequence genome encodes:
- the LOC119330264 gene encoding probable gamma-aminobutyrate transaminase 3, mitochondrial isoform X3 → MTARGCLLRSKAESLVKYVASAGSWHGLHSFSEASARGFSSEPSLQADSTEEIGFKGHGMLAPFTAGWQSTDVHPLVIDRSEGAYVYDINGKKYIDALAGLWCTALGGSEPRLVKAATEQLNKLPFYHSFWNRTTKPSLDLANDVLNMFTAREMGKVFFANSGSEANDSQVKLVWYYNNALGRPKKKKFIARSKSYHGSTLISASLSGLPALHQKFDLPAPFVLHTDCPHYWRFHLPDETEEEFSTRLANNLENLILKEGPETIAAFIAEPVMGAGGVILPPKTYFEKIQAVLKKYDVLLIADEVITAFGRLGTMFGCDMYNIQPDLVSVAKALSSAYMPIAAILVSPEIADVVHSQSSKLGSFAHGFTYSGHPVACAVAIEALKIYKERNITEHVNKIAPRFQEGIKAFSGSPIVGEVVIM, encoded by the exons ATGACTGCCCGCGGCTGCCTCCTCAGATCCAAG GCTGAGAGCTTAGTGAAATATGTAGCCAGCGCTGGAAGCTGGCATGGGCTGCATAGTTTTTCAGAGGCATCAGCCAGGGGTTTCAGCTCTGAGCCGTCTCTTCAGGCCGACTCGACGGAAGAAATCGG GTTCAAGGGGCATGGCATGCTGGCTCCATTCACAGCTGGATGGCAGAGCACCGATGTGCATCCCCTGGTTATCGATAGATCTGAG GGTGCATATGTCTATGATATCAATGGGAAAAAGTATATAGATGCTCTTGCAGGACTCTGGTGTACTGCTCTAG GTGGCAGTGAACCTCGACTAGTCAAAGCTGCAACAGAGCAATTAAACAAATTACCCTTCTATCATTCCTTCTGGAACCGTACTACCAAACCATCATTG GATCTTGCAAATGACGTCCTCAACATGTTTACTGCAAGGGAAATGGGAAAGGTATTCTTCGCAAATAGTGGTTCAGAAGCAAATGACTCCCAG GTGAAACTAGTGTGGTATTATAACAATGCACTGGGGAGACCAAAGAAGAAGAAATTTATTGCACGCTCAAAATC ATATCATGGTTCAACATTAATATCAGCTAGTTTATCCGG TCTTCCTGCTCTTCATCAAAAGTTTGATCTACCGGCACCTTTTGTTCTGCACACAGACTGCCCACACTACTGGCGCTTCCATCTTCCTG ATGAAACAGAAGAAGAATTTTCTACTAGACTTGCAAACAACTTGGAGAATCTTATCCTAAAAGAAGGACCAGAAACA ATTGCTGCTTTCATTGCTGAACCTGTGATGGGTGCCGGTGGTGTCATCCTTCCTCCAAAGACTTATTTTGAGAAG ATTCAAGCAGTCCTCAAGAAGTACGACGTCTTGTTAATAGCAGATGAG GTCATTACTGCATTTGGGAGATTGGGAACCATGTTTGGATGTGATATGTATAACATTCAACCAGATCTCGTCTCCGTAGCAAAG GCTCTTTCTTCTGCCTACATGCCAATTGCAGCTATTCTTGTTAGCCCAGAAATAGCAGATGTAGTTCATTCGCAGAGCAGTAAACTTG GCTCTTTTGCTCACGGCTTTACATACTCCGGGCATCCAGTTGCCTGTGCTGTTGCCATAGAAGCTCTGAAGATCTATAA GGAAAGGAATATTACCGAACATGTCAACAAAATTGCCCCAAGGTTTCAAGAAGGAATCAAGGCCTTCTCAGGCAGTCCGATCGTCGGAGAAGTAGTTATTATGTAG
- the LOC119330264 gene encoding probable gamma-aminobutyrate transaminase 3, mitochondrial isoform X2 — MTARGCLLRSKAESLVKYVASAGSWHGLHSFSEASARGFSSEPSLQADSTEEIGFKGHGMLAPFTAGWQSTDVHPLVIDRSEGAYVYDINGKKYIDALAGLWCTALGGSEPRLVKAATEQLNKLPFYHSFWNRTTKPSLDLANDVLNMFTAREMGKVFFANSGSEANDSQVKLVWYYNNALGRPKKKKFIARSKSYHGSTLISASLSGLPALHQKFDLPAPFVLHTDCPHYWRFHLPDETEEEFSTRLANNLENLILKEGPETIAAFIAEPVMGAGGVILPPKTYFEKIQAVLKKYDVLLIADEVITAFGRLGTMFGCDMYNIQPDLVSVAKALSSAYMPIAAILVSPEIADVVHSQSSKLGSFAHGFTYSGHPVACAVAIEALKIYKERNITEHVNKIAPRFQEGIKAFSGSPIVGEIRGLGLILGTEFVDNKSPNDPFPAEWGVGSIFGAECEKRGMLIRVAGDNIMLSPPLIMTPDEVEEIVSKYGGALKATEERIEELKSAKK; from the exons ATGACTGCCCGCGGCTGCCTCCTCAGATCCAAG GCTGAGAGCTTAGTGAAATATGTAGCCAGCGCTGGAAGCTGGCATGGGCTGCATAGTTTTTCAGAGGCATCAGCCAGGGGTTTCAGCTCTGAGCCGTCTCTTCAGGCCGACTCGACGGAAGAAATCGG GTTCAAGGGGCATGGCATGCTGGCTCCATTCACAGCTGGATGGCAGAGCACCGATGTGCATCCCCTGGTTATCGATAGATCTGAG GGTGCATATGTCTATGATATCAATGGGAAAAAGTATATAGATGCTCTTGCAGGACTCTGGTGTACTGCTCTAG GTGGCAGTGAACCTCGACTAGTCAAAGCTGCAACAGAGCAATTAAACAAATTACCCTTCTATCATTCCTTCTGGAACCGTACTACCAAACCATCATTG GATCTTGCAAATGACGTCCTCAACATGTTTACTGCAAGGGAAATGGGAAAGGTATTCTTCGCAAATAGTGGTTCAGAAGCAAATGACTCCCAG GTGAAACTAGTGTGGTATTATAACAATGCACTGGGGAGACCAAAGAAGAAGAAATTTATTGCACGCTCAAAATC ATATCATGGTTCAACATTAATATCAGCTAGTTTATCCGG TCTTCCTGCTCTTCATCAAAAGTTTGATCTACCGGCACCTTTTGTTCTGCACACAGACTGCCCACACTACTGGCGCTTCCATCTTCCTG ATGAAACAGAAGAAGAATTTTCTACTAGACTTGCAAACAACTTGGAGAATCTTATCCTAAAAGAAGGACCAGAAACA ATTGCTGCTTTCATTGCTGAACCTGTGATGGGTGCCGGTGGTGTCATCCTTCCTCCAAAGACTTATTTTGAGAAG ATTCAAGCAGTCCTCAAGAAGTACGACGTCTTGTTAATAGCAGATGAG GTCATTACTGCATTTGGGAGATTGGGAACCATGTTTGGATGTGATATGTATAACATTCAACCAGATCTCGTCTCCGTAGCAAAG GCTCTTTCTTCTGCCTACATGCCAATTGCAGCTATTCTTGTTAGCCCAGAAATAGCAGATGTAGTTCATTCGCAGAGCAGTAAACTTG GCTCTTTTGCTCACGGCTTTACATACTCCGGGCATCCAGTTGCCTGTGCTGTTGCCATAGAAGCTCTGAAGATCTATAA GGAAAGGAATATTACCGAACATGTCAACAAAATTGCCCCAAGGTTTCAAGAAGGAATCAAGGCCTTCTCAGGCAGTCCGATCGTCGGAGAA ATACGTGGCCTGGGATTGATACTTGGAACTGAATTCGTCGACAACAAGTCGCCAAATGATCCATTCCCTGCAGAATGGG GGGTTGGTTCAATATTTGGTGCCGAGTGTGAGAAGCGTGGTATGCTTATCAGGGTCGCTGGGGATAACATCATGCTGTCACCTCCACTAATAATGACTCCTGATGAAGTTGAAGAA ATTGTGAGCAAATATGGCGGGGCCCTAAAGGCCACAGAGGAAAGAATTGAGGAGCTCAAATCAGCCAAGAAGTGA
- the LOC119330264 gene encoding probable gamma-aminobutyrate transaminase 3, mitochondrial isoform X1 produces the protein MTARGCLLRSKAESLVKYVASAGSWHGLHSFSEASARGFSSEPSLQADSTEEIGFKGHGMLAPFTAGWQSTDVHPLVIDRSEGAYVYDINGKKYIDALAGLWCTALGGSEPRLVKAATEQLNKLPFYHSFWNRTTKPSLDLANDVLNMFTAREMGKVFFANSGSEANDSQVKLVWYYNNALGRPKKKKFIARSKSYHGSTLISASLSGLPALHQKFDLPAPFVLHTDCPHYWRFHLPDETEEEFSTRLANNLENLILKEGPETIAAFIAEPVMGAGGVILPPKTYFEKIQAVLKKYDVLLIADEVITAFGRLGTMFGCDMYNIQPDLVSVAKALSSAYMPIAAILVSPEIADVVHSQSSKLGSFAHGFTYSGHPVACAVAIEALKIYKERNITEHVNKIAPRFQEGIKAFSGSPIVGEVIRGLGLILGTEFVDNKSPNDPFPAEWGVGSIFGAECEKRGMLIRVAGDNIMLSPPLIMTPDEVEEIVSKYGGALKATEERIEELKSAKK, from the exons ATGACTGCCCGCGGCTGCCTCCTCAGATCCAAG GCTGAGAGCTTAGTGAAATATGTAGCCAGCGCTGGAAGCTGGCATGGGCTGCATAGTTTTTCAGAGGCATCAGCCAGGGGTTTCAGCTCTGAGCCGTCTCTTCAGGCCGACTCGACGGAAGAAATCGG GTTCAAGGGGCATGGCATGCTGGCTCCATTCACAGCTGGATGGCAGAGCACCGATGTGCATCCCCTGGTTATCGATAGATCTGAG GGTGCATATGTCTATGATATCAATGGGAAAAAGTATATAGATGCTCTTGCAGGACTCTGGTGTACTGCTCTAG GTGGCAGTGAACCTCGACTAGTCAAAGCTGCAACAGAGCAATTAAACAAATTACCCTTCTATCATTCCTTCTGGAACCGTACTACCAAACCATCATTG GATCTTGCAAATGACGTCCTCAACATGTTTACTGCAAGGGAAATGGGAAAGGTATTCTTCGCAAATAGTGGTTCAGAAGCAAATGACTCCCAG GTGAAACTAGTGTGGTATTATAACAATGCACTGGGGAGACCAAAGAAGAAGAAATTTATTGCACGCTCAAAATC ATATCATGGTTCAACATTAATATCAGCTAGTTTATCCGG TCTTCCTGCTCTTCATCAAAAGTTTGATCTACCGGCACCTTTTGTTCTGCACACAGACTGCCCACACTACTGGCGCTTCCATCTTCCTG ATGAAACAGAAGAAGAATTTTCTACTAGACTTGCAAACAACTTGGAGAATCTTATCCTAAAAGAAGGACCAGAAACA ATTGCTGCTTTCATTGCTGAACCTGTGATGGGTGCCGGTGGTGTCATCCTTCCTCCAAAGACTTATTTTGAGAAG ATTCAAGCAGTCCTCAAGAAGTACGACGTCTTGTTAATAGCAGATGAG GTCATTACTGCATTTGGGAGATTGGGAACCATGTTTGGATGTGATATGTATAACATTCAACCAGATCTCGTCTCCGTAGCAAAG GCTCTTTCTTCTGCCTACATGCCAATTGCAGCTATTCTTGTTAGCCCAGAAATAGCAGATGTAGTTCATTCGCAGAGCAGTAAACTTG GCTCTTTTGCTCACGGCTTTACATACTCCGGGCATCCAGTTGCCTGTGCTGTTGCCATAGAAGCTCTGAAGATCTATAA GGAAAGGAATATTACCGAACATGTCAACAAAATTGCCCCAAGGTTTCAAGAAGGAATCAAGGCCTTCTCAGGCAGTCCGATCGTCGGAGAAGTA ATACGTGGCCTGGGATTGATACTTGGAACTGAATTCGTCGACAACAAGTCGCCAAATGATCCATTCCCTGCAGAATGGG GGGTTGGTTCAATATTTGGTGCCGAGTGTGAGAAGCGTGGTATGCTTATCAGGGTCGCTGGGGATAACATCATGCTGTCACCTCCACTAATAATGACTCCTGATGAAGTTGAAGAA ATTGTGAGCAAATATGGCGGGGCCCTAAAGGCCACAGAGGAAAGAATTGAGGAGCTCAAATCAGCCAAGAAGTGA